The Fulvivirga ligni genome window below encodes:
- a CDS encoding GH92 family glycosyl hydrolase, whose translation MIKKSWLAGLLIGAQALVGHAQDKQDKGLVQYVDPMIGTAKMGHTYPGATAPFGMVQLSPDTDTIPYAVDGRYTGDVYKYCAGYQYEDKTIVGFSHTHFSGTGHSDLGDFLIMPTTGKLQLNPGTADKPESGYRSKFSHDNEKAEAGYYKVKLDDHNITAELTATTRVGMHQYTFPEAEEAHIILDMMYGIYNYDEKTTWAFIRLENDTLITGYKSTNGWARTRTEYFAMSFSKPVKTYGFKMYEKHPYHGFWGRFDQQNNFPEAANEKIRAHFDFDVAAGEKIKIKFALSPVSTANAIENMNAEVPGWDFEAVKAQTQSNWNKELGKVTADAGSEADMKNFYTAMYHAFLGPTVYQDVNGEYKGLDQNVHKADGFTNYTSFSLWDTYRALHPLFNVLQPARNQDMIQAMMAHYDQSVHKMLPIWSHYANENWCMIGYHSVPVIADAVIKGNADFDVERALEACINTANTRYFDGIGEYIDRGFVPEDKSRASVSKTLEYAFDDWCIAQMAKKLGKDDVYKEFMKRSESYKNVYDPKTGFMRPKNANGEWVKEFDPLDTHWKGFIEGNSWNYSLYVPHDPEAMIEMMGGDKKFVPHLDSLFSMELPDKYFEHTEDISRDGIIGNYVHGNEPSHHVVYLYDWTDQPWKAQDKIRMILKAMYKTGANGLGGNDDFGQMSAWYLFSSLGFYPVAPGSNQYMLGSPAVNAATIHLENGKEFKIEAKKQSDKNVFVKKVELNGKEVNQTFITHEDIMKGGTLTFYMSSKPNKK comes from the coding sequence ATGATTAAAAAGAGCTGGCTAGCTGGTCTATTAATAGGTGCTCAGGCGCTTGTTGGCCATGCCCAAGATAAGCAAGACAAAGGATTGGTGCAGTACGTAGATCCTATGATCGGTACGGCAAAAATGGGACACACCTACCCAGGAGCTACCGCTCCGTTTGGTATGGTGCAACTAAGCCCGGATACCGATACTATACCTTATGCTGTAGATGGCAGGTACACAGGGGATGTCTATAAATACTGTGCAGGTTATCAGTATGAAGATAAAACCATAGTAGGTTTTAGTCATACCCACTTCAGTGGTACAGGACATTCTGACCTGGGTGATTTCTTAATTATGCCTACCACGGGTAAGTTGCAACTTAATCCTGGTACTGCGGATAAGCCAGAGAGCGGCTACAGGTCTAAATTTAGTCATGATAATGAAAAAGCAGAAGCTGGTTATTACAAAGTAAAGCTCGATGATCATAACATTACCGCTGAGCTTACGGCTACTACCAGAGTAGGTATGCACCAGTACACTTTCCCGGAAGCGGAAGAAGCACATATCATCCTGGATATGATGTATGGCATCTATAATTATGATGAAAAAACTACCTGGGCATTCATCAGGTTAGAGAATGATACCTTAATTACGGGTTATAAATCTACTAACGGATGGGCTAGAACGCGTACCGAATATTTTGCCATGTCTTTCAGCAAGCCAGTGAAGACTTATGGTTTTAAAATGTATGAAAAACATCCTTACCATGGCTTTTGGGGTAGGTTTGATCAGCAAAATAACTTTCCTGAAGCAGCTAATGAAAAGATCAGAGCACACTTTGATTTTGATGTAGCAGCAGGGGAGAAGATCAAGATAAAATTTGCGCTGTCACCAGTGAGCACGGCTAATGCCATAGAAAACATGAATGCCGAAGTTCCAGGGTGGGATTTTGAAGCTGTAAAAGCTCAAACACAAAGCAATTGGAACAAAGAATTGGGTAAAGTAACGGCAGATGCTGGTAGCGAAGCAGATATGAAAAACTTCTACACTGCTATGTACCATGCCTTCTTAGGACCTACCGTATATCAGGATGTAAATGGTGAGTACAAAGGGTTAGACCAAAATGTGCACAAAGCAGATGGTTTTACTAACTATACCAGCTTTTCACTATGGGATACTTACAGAGCACTTCACCCACTATTTAACGTGTTGCAGCCAGCCAGAAACCAGGATATGATTCAGGCAATGATGGCGCATTATGATCAAAGCGTTCATAAGATGCTTCCTATCTGGTCTCACTACGCTAATGAAAACTGGTGTATGATCGGCTACCACAGTGTACCGGTAATAGCAGATGCTGTAATTAAAGGTAATGCTGATTTTGATGTGGAAAGAGCATTAGAGGCTTGTATCAATACAGCTAACACCAGATACTTTGATGGTATCGGCGAGTACATTGATCGTGGCTTCGTGCCAGAAGATAAGAGCAGAGCTTCAGTATCTAAAACATTAGAATATGCCTTTGATGACTGGTGTATTGCTCAAATGGCTAAGAAACTAGGTAAAGATGATGTTTATAAAGAGTTCATGAAGCGCTCTGAAAGCTATAAGAACGTTTATGATCCTAAAACAGGTTTCATGAGACCAAAGAATGCTAATGGTGAATGGGTAAAAGAATTTGATCCATTAGATACACATTGGAAGGGTTTCATCGAAGGAAACTCTTGGAATTACAGCTTATACGTACCGCATGATCCTGAGGCAATGATAGAAATGATGGGTGGAGATAAGAAATTTGTTCCTCATTTAGATTCATTGTTCTCAATGGAGCTTCCTGACAAGTATTTTGAGCATACTGAAGATATTTCCAGAGATGGTATTATTGGTAACTATGTGCATGGTAATGAGCCATCGCACCACGTTGTTTACCTCTATGACTGGACTGACCAGCCATGGAAAGCACAGGACAAAATCAGAATGATCCTCAAGGCAATGTATAAAACAGGCGCCAATGGTTTAGGAGGTAATGATGACTTTGGCCAGATGAGTGCCTGGTATTTATTCAGCTCATTAGGCTTTTACCCTGTAGCTCCAGGTTCGAACCAATACATGCTTGGTAGCCCGGCAGTAAATGCAGCTACTATCCATTTAGAAAATGGTAAAGAGTTCAAAATCGAAGCTAAGAAACAAAGCGATAAAAATGTATTCGTGAAAAAGGTGGAAC
- a CDS encoding GH92 family glycosyl hydrolase produces the protein MKITYILSIILLYSLSGYAQMVDQVTDPVDYVNPLMGTDSDPGLSNGNTYPAIAVPWGMNFWTPQTGPMGHGWAYTYNSHKIRGFKQTHQPSPWMNDYGQFSIMPVVGKKFKQDDRASWFSHKAEKATPYYYSVYLADHDVTVELTPTERAAQFQITFPESDSSYIVVDPFDKGSYVKVIPEENKIIGYTTKYARGKLTNFKNYFVIKFDKKFNDVSTWEGDKLAADKAEMTADHAGAIVGFKTSKEEKIHVQVASSFISFEQAELNLSRELANDDFETTKKKARDEWNEKLGRLKVEGGTIDQVRTFYSCLYRTLFFPNKLYEINEKNEIVHWSPYNGEILPGYMFAGTGFWDTFRALYPFLNLVYPSINKEMQAGLANDFKEGGWLPEWSSPGYANIMVGNNSASVVSDAYIKGLRGYDIETLYEALLHGANNAGPMTAVGRAGAEQYVDLGYVPYDIGINESAARTLEYAYDDFAIYQLAKALGKSKKDIKLYKKRAMNYKNLFDPSTGLMRGKNKDGSFQSPFNPFKWGDAFTEGNSWHYSWSVFHDPQGLIDLMGGQQNFVAKLDSVFDLPPIFDDSYYGGVIHEIREMQIADMGQYAHGNQPIQHMIYLYNYAGAPWKTQYWARETMNRMYMPTPDGYCGDEDNGQTSAWYVFSAMGFYPVCPAVNEYVLGAPLFKKLTVSLENGKKLVINAPKNSDDNRYVQQLTVNGQSTTKNYVDHNELMKGATLNFEMGAEPNKSRGVNKEDFPYSLSTEK, from the coding sequence ATGAAAATTACCTACATCCTAAGTATTATTTTACTGTATAGCCTGTCGGGCTATGCACAGATGGTCGATCAGGTGACTGACCCTGTAGACTATGTAAACCCACTCATGGGTACAGATTCAGACCCAGGTCTTTCCAACGGTAATACCTATCCTGCCATTGCAGTGCCATGGGGTATGAACTTCTGGACACCACAAACAGGGCCAATGGGTCATGGTTGGGCTTACACTTATAACAGTCATAAAATCAGAGGTTTTAAGCAAACTCACCAGCCATCACCATGGATGAATGACTACGGTCAGTTTTCCATTATGCCTGTAGTAGGTAAAAAATTCAAACAAGATGATAGAGCCAGCTGGTTCTCTCATAAAGCAGAAAAGGCTACCCCTTATTACTACAGTGTATATCTTGCTGATCATGATGTAACTGTAGAACTTACACCAACAGAAAGAGCTGCACAGTTTCAAATTACATTCCCTGAATCAGATAGTTCTTACATAGTTGTGGATCCTTTCGATAAAGGTTCTTATGTAAAAGTTATCCCTGAAGAAAATAAGATCATTGGTTATACTACCAAGTATGCCAGAGGCAAGCTAACTAACTTCAAAAACTACTTTGTTATTAAATTCGATAAGAAGTTTAATGACGTAAGCACTTGGGAGGGAGATAAATTAGCTGCTGATAAAGCTGAGATGACTGCGGATCATGCAGGAGCAATCGTAGGCTTTAAAACATCTAAAGAAGAAAAAATACACGTACAAGTAGCTTCTTCATTCATCAGTTTTGAGCAGGCTGAGCTTAACTTAAGCAGAGAGCTGGCTAACGATGATTTTGAAACTACTAAGAAAAAAGCTCGTGATGAGTGGAATGAGAAATTAGGTAGATTAAAAGTAGAAGGTGGAACTATCGATCAGGTAAGAACTTTCTATTCTTGCTTATACAGAACACTTTTCTTCCCTAATAAGCTTTACGAAATCAACGAGAAAAATGAGATTGTACACTGGAGTCCTTATAACGGTGAGATCCTTCCAGGATATATGTTTGCCGGTACTGGTTTCTGGGATACTTTCAGAGCACTTTATCCATTCTTAAACCTGGTTTACCCTTCTATCAATAAAGAAATGCAAGCTGGTTTGGCTAATGACTTCAAAGAAGGTGGTTGGTTGCCAGAGTGGTCAAGCCCGGGTTATGCTAATATCATGGTAGGTAATAACTCTGCCTCTGTGGTATCTGATGCTTACATCAAAGGCTTAAGAGGATATGATATTGAAACACTTTACGAAGCATTGCTTCATGGGGCTAACAATGCTGGTCCTATGACCGCCGTGGGTAGAGCAGGAGCAGAGCAGTATGTGGATCTGGGTTATGTGCCTTATGATATTGGAATCAACGAAAGTGCAGCCAGAACATTAGAGTATGCTTATGATGATTTTGCCATCTATCAATTGGCAAAGGCTCTTGGAAAATCTAAGAAAGACATTAAGCTCTATAAGAAAAGAGCGATGAACTATAAAAACCTATTCGATCCTTCTACAGGATTAATGAGAGGCAAAAACAAAGATGGTTCGTTCCAATCACCATTTAACCCATTCAAATGGGGTGATGCTTTCACTGAAGGAAACAGCTGGCACTATAGCTGGTCAGTATTCCATGATCCTCAAGGACTTATTGACCTGATGGGCGGACAGCAAAACTTCGTAGCTAAATTGGATTCAGTATTTGATTTACCTCCAATCTTTGATGATAGCTATTATGGTGGAGTTATCCATGAGATCAGAGAGATGCAAATTGCTGATATGGGCCAATATGCTCATGGTAATCAGCCTATTCAGCATATGATCTACTTGTATAACTATGCTGGTGCACCTTGGAAAACACAATACTGGGCTAGAGAAACTATGAACAGAATGTATATGCCTACTCCTGATGGCTATTGTGGTGATGAGGATAACGGACAAACTTCTGCTTGGTATGTATTCTCTGCAATGGGCTTCTATCCTGTATGTCCTGCAGTAAATGAGTACGTATTAGGAGCTCCATTATTTAAGAAATTAACGGTGAGCCTTGAAAACGGTAAAAAATTAGTGATCAATGCTCCAAAAAATAGTGATGATAACAGATATGTTCAGCAGTTAACTGTAAATGGTCAGTCTACTACTAAGAACTATGTAGATCACAACGAACTAATGAAAGGTGCTACTCTAAACTTTGAAATGGGCGCTGAGCCTAACAAGTCTAGAGGAGTAAATAAAGAGGATTTCCCTTATTCTCTTTCTACTGAAAAGTAA
- a CDS encoding basic secretory family protein codes for MRRITIALALVAGLMISNQVSAQEVYKRKGYQLTINNQAEGVDGDVMNSLIETFFTVYPVLCRNYNTSAVKEVEFFIDPDYNGVAEAGGGRVRMNPNWLKQHPYDFDMVTHEVMHLVQAYPGGAGPWWVTEGIADYMRYMYGCDNPKGGWSMPDYQEKQNFDNSYRITARFFVWIERNKQAGFIKQLDHAMRTKTYTDKIWKDKLGKNIEDLWKEYAQNPSI; via the coding sequence ATGAGAAGAATAACAATTGCTTTGGCTCTAGTCGCAGGGCTTATGATCAGTAATCAGGTATCGGCACAAGAAGTTTATAAAAGAAAAGGGTATCAGCTTACGATTAACAATCAGGCCGAAGGTGTGGATGGAGATGTGATGAATTCATTGATTGAAACCTTTTTTACCGTTTACCCTGTGTTATGCCGAAACTATAACACCAGCGCTGTAAAAGAAGTAGAATTTTTCATTGACCCTGATTACAACGGTGTGGCAGAAGCAGGTGGAGGAAGAGTGAGAATGAATCCAAACTGGTTAAAGCAGCATCCTTATGACTTTGATATGGTTACACATGAGGTAATGCACCTTGTACAGGCATATCCTGGTGGTGCCGGACCATGGTGGGTTACAGAGGGCATAGCCGATTACATGCGTTATATGTATGGTTGTGATAACCCTAAAGGTGGCTGGTCAATGCCTGATTATCAGGAAAAGCAAAACTTTGACAATAGCTACAGAATCACTGCTCGTTTCTTCGTTTGGATAGAAAGAAATAAGCAGGCGGGCTTCATTAAGCAGCTGGATCATGCTATGAGAACAAAAACATATACAGATAAAATTTGGAAAGATAAGCTAGGTAAGAATATAGAAGATCTTTGGAAAGAATACGCTCAAAATCCGTCTATATAA
- a CDS encoding PorP/SprF family type IX secretion system membrane protein, producing the protein MNTIYNRLKGLAALLVALCWLGSGEVDAQVKTLGSAYFFNQYQVNPSYAGLIEGGLNLNALYHKQATDIGNSSSIQAFTADYGYTDKMGLGINLYRDEQGLIESTRIMATYAYHLPISEGQSVHFGLSLGVIDQKIDMDALQGDMGDPRVAQFNDQGTNFDADFGATYKWNNLMVEAVGLHLGSFASDESTLNIIRKPTVYGAASYKIGLIDAEANSVGITPKVAYRKVEELDGILDVGAQVGFLNDNFNVLAMYHSSKNLTFGLNTLIKGMYGISGTYSTDAKDYDGEAGSDFEVSLQVLLGR; encoded by the coding sequence ATGAACACAATATATAATAGATTAAAAGGCCTGGCAGCACTATTAGTTGCACTATGCTGGTTAGGTTCTGGAGAAGTAGATGCTCAGGTCAAAACTTTGGGTTCAGCCTATTTTTTCAATCAGTATCAGGTAAATCCATCTTATGCAGGTTTGATAGAAGGTGGACTAAATCTCAATGCCTTGTACCATAAGCAAGCCACTGATATTGGTAATTCATCTTCCATACAGGCATTCACAGCTGATTATGGATATACTGATAAAATGGGGCTGGGGATTAACCTTTATCGCGATGAGCAAGGGTTGATCGAATCTACCAGAATTATGGCTACATATGCTTATCATTTACCTATTTCTGAAGGACAATCAGTTCACTTTGGCTTGTCTTTAGGGGTGATTGATCAGAAAATAGATATGGATGCACTTCAAGGTGATATGGGAGATCCTAGAGTGGCTCAGTTTAACGATCAGGGTACTAATTTCGATGCTGATTTTGGAGCTACCTACAAATGGAATAACCTTATGGTAGAAGCTGTTGGTTTGCATTTAGGGTCTTTCGCCAGCGATGAGAGCACATTAAACATAATTCGTAAGCCTACCGTCTATGGAGCAGCCAGTTATAAAATCGGGTTGATTGATGCAGAAGCTAATTCTGTAGGCATAACACCGAAGGTAGCTTATAGAAAAGTAGAGGAGCTGGATGGCATCTTAGATGTGGGTGCTCAAGTAGGTTTCTTAAATGACAACTTCAATGTATTGGCGATGTATCATTCATCAAAGAATTTGACTTTCGGGCTTAATACATTGATAAAAGGAATGTATGGCATCAGCGGTACTTATAGTACAGATGCTAAAGATTATGATGGAGAAGCGGGAAGTGACTTTGAAGTTTCTCTTCAAGTTTTATTAGGTAGGTAA
- a CDS encoding gliding motility-associated C-terminal domain-containing protein, giving the protein MEKKILYINILCSLLLVLTLGSVSAQDFISTIGGTLTVERDNSNAAEASDKVVDGSISTKFLLFDSDPLWIQYEFASAVVVDRYSLTSANDASGRDPKNWTIAGSNNGSTWTTLDTKANEKFNNRLETKVYNVANTTVFKFYRLNISSNNGATLFQLAEWRLLGAAAPEAPSALSATATSGSEVYLTWTDNSSSPVSSEDNFVLERSLNGTDFTELAVLSPNTKEYVDENLTPNTSYHYRVKAVNVKGESTSNTVNVSTQNFTGLFTDITDNGGEITSSARIAEQDLANQGLGKIIDNNTATKVFLRAPQDGEEDPWEFPIWYQYESTTSIPVKITKYTITSGNDAADRDPKDWTFEASTDGSDWDVLDTKVNYTFESRGQTKTFLISGASSEPYQYYRLNITANSGSGDFQFAEWEIYGVPTEAPAIPTNLDVTDSTYYSITLAWDDNANNETGYSLERSLDGTSFEVVTTTAADVTTYVDEDLASYKDYYYRIQAINNGSPSIYSEVIKTKTKINPFIPFPPSNVVAVANDASSISLTWTDESTIETGFQIERSRDGVEYSVLDSVAADVQSYEDTGLVKATTYYYRLVAYNDLGQSEIPSEVGSATTTGINEAPSFNTIEDYIVCAIDTRYQITVKGITKGVDEAYQTLSYNIVSDKPAMFDELIIEPTVTDSTILSFIAVTDTLGEATVTLTIKDNGGSNNGGSDTYVQTFKLIPDLTVITASSDTENPIERGETINLTADGGVSYNWIETPGLLSDPENQTITVKPVQDYPYVVEAVTPLGCTKTAEVVIKMSGDYNLEPNNILTPNNDGYNDVWVVWNINTYPENELKIYDASGRIVYSETGYANTWGGTSTGGSQLPSGVYYYVIDLGSGIPALTGSLTIINN; this is encoded by the coding sequence ATGGAAAAGAAAATTCTATATATAAATATATTATGCAGTCTTTTGCTGGTGCTTACTTTGGGTAGTGTCAGTGCACAAGATTTCATCAGCACCATTGGGGGAACTCTCACTGTGGAGAGAGATAATTCAAATGCAGCAGAGGCTTCGGATAAAGTGGTGGATGGAAGTATCAGTACTAAATTTCTACTTTTTGATAGTGATCCTCTGTGGATTCAATATGAGTTTGCGTCAGCTGTTGTAGTTGATAGATATTCATTAACATCAGCAAATGATGCGTCAGGAAGGGATCCCAAAAACTGGACTATAGCAGGATCGAATAATGGTTCTACCTGGACTACCTTAGACACTAAAGCCAATGAGAAATTTAATAATCGATTAGAAACTAAGGTATATAATGTGGCTAATACCACAGTTTTTAAATTTTACAGATTAAATATTAGCTCAAATAATGGAGCTACTTTATTTCAATTGGCGGAATGGCGTCTGTTAGGAGCGGCAGCGCCGGAAGCTCCTTCTGCGCTAAGCGCCACAGCTACTTCTGGTAGTGAAGTATATCTAACCTGGACAGACAATAGCTCTTCGCCTGTGAGCAGTGAAGATAATTTTGTTTTGGAAAGATCACTGAATGGTACGGACTTTACTGAGCTGGCTGTCTTATCTCCTAATACTAAGGAATACGTAGATGAGAACTTAACACCGAACACTTCTTATCACTACAGAGTGAAAGCTGTGAATGTTAAAGGAGAGTCTACAAGTAATACAGTTAATGTAAGTACTCAAAATTTCACTGGGTTATTTACTGACATTACCGATAATGGTGGCGAAATTACTTCATCAGCAAGAATAGCCGAACAAGATCTGGCTAACCAAGGATTAGGTAAAATTATTGATAATAATACTGCCACTAAGGTTTTTCTAAGAGCTCCACAAGATGGAGAAGAAGATCCATGGGAGTTTCCTATCTGGTATCAGTATGAATCAACCACGTCAATACCTGTTAAAATAACTAAGTATACAATTACTTCAGGTAACGATGCGGCAGATAGAGATCCTAAAGACTGGACATTTGAAGCATCTACGGACGGTAGTGACTGGGACGTGCTTGATACAAAAGTGAACTATACGTTTGAATCAAGAGGTCAGACTAAGACATTTTTGATTTCAGGTGCAAGCTCTGAGCCATATCAGTATTACAGATTGAATATTACAGCCAATAGTGGTAGTGGTGACTTTCAGTTTGCAGAGTGGGAAATATATGGAGTGCCAACGGAAGCTCCGGCAATACCAACTAACCTGGATGTAACGGATAGTACTTATTACAGTATTACTCTGGCTTGGGATGATAATGCTAACAATGAAACAGGTTATTCTTTAGAGAGATCGCTTGACGGAACTTCTTTTGAGGTGGTAACAACTACAGCTGCGGATGTAACAACTTACGTAGATGAAGATCTTGCATCGTATAAAGACTATTACTACAGAATACAGGCTATAAATAATGGTAGCCCATCTATTTATTCTGAAGTGATTAAGACTAAAACGAAAATTAATCCTTTTATACCATTCCCGCCATCTAATGTTGTAGCAGTAGCGAATGATGCTAGTTCTATCTCATTAACATGGACGGACGAGTCAACTATTGAAACGGGATTTCAAATAGAAAGATCCAGAGATGGTGTAGAGTATAGTGTTTTAGATTCAGTAGCAGCAGATGTGCAGAGCTATGAAGATACAGGTTTAGTTAAAGCAACTACCTACTATTATAGATTGGTAGCTTATAATGACTTAGGTCAGAGTGAGATCCCTTCTGAAGTAGGTTCGGCTACTACCACCGGTATTAATGAAGCCCCGTCTTTCAATACTATTGAAGATTATATTGTATGTGCCATTGATACCAGATATCAGATTACTGTAAAAGGTATCACCAAAGGTGTTGATGAGGCATATCAAACCTTAAGCTATAACATAGTTTCAGATAAACCTGCTATGTTCGACGAGCTTATCATTGAACCTACAGTAACTGATAGTACTATTTTAAGCTTCATAGCAGTTACTGATACTTTAGGTGAGGCTACCGTTACTCTTACCATTAAAGATAATGGGGGCTCTAACAATGGCGGATCAGATACTTACGTGCAAACATTTAAGCTTATTCCAGATCTTACTGTAATTACGGCTTCTTCAGATACTGAAAATCCGATAGAGCGAGGTGAAACTATAAACCTTACTGCTGATGGAGGTGTATCTTATAACTGGATCGAGACTCCTGGTTTATTGTCAGACCCTGAAAATCAGACTATTACAGTGAAGCCTGTTCAGGATTACCCTTATGTTGTGGAGGCTGTTACTCCTTTGGGTTGTACCAAAACAGCTGAGGTTGTAATTAAAATGAGCGGTGACTATAATCTTGAACCTAACAATATTCTTACGCCGAATAATGATGGTTACAATGATGTGTGGGTGGTATGGAATATTAATACTTACCCTGAGAATGAACTGAAAATCTATGATGCTTCTGGTAGAATAGTATACAGTGAAACTGGTTATGCTAATACCTGGGGAGGTACTTCCACTGGAGGTTCTCAGCTTCCTTCAGGAGTATACTACTATGTCATTGATTTAGGAAGTGGCATACCTGCACTTACTGGTAGTTTAACAATTATCAACAACTAA
- a CDS encoding RagB/SusD family nutrient uptake outer membrane protein → MKKITYILILLVFVSFSCNDEFLDQVPDDRLTYEETFSKRNLVDQYLANVYSFIPNEYAQRYTTTEHSGPWTGGSDEAEYVWSFSASNSVNIGDYNASTQFISTLWSNFYRAIRSATNFMNSVDQCEDCSDLIIAQYKAEARVLRAFFYYNLIRTWGPVNLMGDEPVAPDADLTALDIERSTMDACVAYIVSELDKGAAELAETSFTGSNAGRMSRPFALAIKEKVLLFAASPLFNGNTDYADMVNSQGEQLISQSVDVSKWKAAADAAKAFMDEYVPSVYSLYRENDEAGNLDPYLSTRNAVLEDWNPEIIYARPRGAIYYYYDVTPYHSGSGDANVRGAGGLGATQEIVDAYFTANGRSIDDPMSGYKTSGFSDFQAPYDFQTRETFNQWVNREPRFYVGITYNNSLWIYRGAGNIITETWYEGNSGKQVGGNDYSPTGYIVRKGMHDDIRSNQNYTIPMMRLAEIYLDYAEALNEYDPGNPDILIYLNRIRDRAGIPEYGSEDLEAPGTQAEMREAIHKERRVELAFESIRFFDARRWLIATEAFDGDMHGMDINATPESEFYNVVAFENRTFNLRHNLWPIPQDEIDSNPLLIQNSGW, encoded by the coding sequence ATGAAGAAAATAACATATATATTAATACTATTGGTATTTGTAAGCTTTTCATGTAATGATGAGTTTCTTGATCAGGTACCAGATGATAGACTGACGTACGAAGAAACTTTCTCTAAAAGAAATTTAGTTGATCAGTATTTGGCTAATGTTTATTCCTTTATTCCAAACGAATATGCACAACGATACACTACCACTGAGCATTCAGGTCCTTGGACTGGTGGCTCTGATGAAGCAGAATATGTTTGGTCATTTTCGGCGAGTAACAGTGTAAACATTGGAGATTATAATGCCTCTACACAGTTTATTAGTACACTGTGGTCAAATTTTTACAGAGCCATTAGAAGTGCTACCAATTTCATGAATAGTGTAGATCAATGTGAAGATTGTTCCGATTTAATTATTGCTCAGTATAAAGCTGAGGCAAGAGTTTTAAGAGCATTTTTCTACTATAATCTCATCAGAACATGGGGCCCGGTTAATTTAATGGGAGATGAACCCGTTGCTCCTGATGCAGATCTTACAGCACTGGATATTGAAAGATCTACCATGGATGCTTGTGTTGCTTATATAGTAAGTGAACTGGATAAAGGGGCCGCTGAACTTGCCGAAACTAGTTTTACAGGTAGTAATGCGGGTCGAATGAGTCGTCCTTTTGCGTTAGCCATTAAAGAGAAAGTTTTGCTGTTTGCAGCAAGCCCTTTATTTAATGGTAATACTGATTATGCAGATATGGTTAATAGCCAGGGAGAGCAGCTAATCAGCCAAAGTGTCGATGTATCTAAATGGAAAGCTGCTGCTGATGCAGCTAAAGCATTTATGGATGAATATGTACCATCAGTTTACTCTTTATACAGAGAAAACGATGAGGCAGGCAATTTGGACCCTTATCTATCAACACGTAATGCTGTGTTAGAAGATTGGAATCCGGAAATTATATACGCCCGACCAAGAGGTGCCATATATTACTATTATGATGTAACTCCATATCATTCAGGTAGTGGTGATGCCAATGTGAGGGGTGCTGGAGGATTAGGAGCCACGCAAGAAATTGTGGATGCTTATTTCACTGCTAATGGAAGATCTATTGATGATCCTATGTCAGGGTATAAAACATCGGGTTTTTCAGATTTCCAAGCACCTTATGATTTTCAAACCAGAGAAACTTTCAATCAATGGGTGAATAGAGAACCACGATTCTATGTAGGTATCACTTACAATAACAGCCTTTGGATATACAGAGGAGCTGGTAATATCATTACTGAAACATGGTATGAAGGTAATTCTGGAAAGCAGGTAGGAGGAAATGATTATAGCCCCACAGGTTATATCGTAAGAAAAGGGATGCATGATGATATTCGATCTAATCAGAACTATACCATTCCTATGATGAGGCTAGCTGAAATTTATTTAGACTATGCCGAAGCTCTTAATGAATACGATCCAGGTAATCCTGATATTCTTATTTATCTCAATAGAATCAGAGATAGAGCTGGAATTCCGGAATATGGTTCTGAAGATTTAGAAGCTCCTGGTACTCAGGCTGAAATGAGAGAAGCTATCCACAAGGAAAGAAGAGTAGAGCTTGCTTTTGAAAGCATTAGATTCTTTGATGCTAGAAGATGGTTGATCGCTACCGAAGCTTTTGATGGTGATATGCACGGTATGGATATCAATGCTACGCCTGAATCTGAATTTTACAATGTTGTAGCTTTTGAAAATAGAACTTTCAATCTAAGACACAACCTATGGCCTATCCCTCAAGATGAGATTGATAGTAACCCGCTGTTAATTCAAAATTCAGGATGGTAA